From Chlamydiota bacterium, a single genomic window includes:
- the fumC gene encoding Fumarate hydratase class II encodes MEFRSEKDLDGLIEIPKEALWGFHTQRYLDNFQIGNEHLPIEIIYAYALIKKTFAKANFEFKLLSKKKYQWIEEACDEVLRSHLDLQFPLKVWQAGNGAHTNMNINEVLAHYINTKHKCKKKDAIHPFDEINLNQSANDTFSTAMHVAAATKTIYELFPKLQMLQTAIKAKEEEFQGVVKIARTHLMDVQPITLGYEFESYRTQIEFGMQALEKALMHLYEIPLGGEFVGKPTHMPLEFSHRVCEILAENTNLPFFPALNKGSKISAHDAIVGMSAALRHLAISLHKMAKDLQLMASGPNSGFFEIHLPSNHEHSLNPQKSNPWQIEALLMVMAQIIGNDASICFAATQGQFELNAYKPLMIYNLLQSIQLLSDVAVNFSDKCLMGIKPNFERLEENLKHPLIVSYRLNEAVGHEKAARIFDLARKKDLSLKDAAIQSKLLTKQQSSWLFDTKQMIK; translated from the coding sequence ATGGAGTTTCGGTCTGAAAAAGATCTTGATGGGCTCATTGAGATTCCCAAGGAAGCATTGTGGGGTTTTCACACCCAACGCTATTTAGACAATTTTCAAATTGGCAATGAACATTTGCCAATAGAAATCATTTATGCTTATGCATTGATCAAAAAAACATTTGCAAAAGCCAATTTTGAATTCAAGTTGCTCTCTAAAAAAAAATATCAGTGGATCGAAGAAGCGTGCGATGAGGTGTTAAGGTCACACCTAGATCTCCAATTTCCTCTAAAAGTATGGCAGGCGGGCAATGGGGCGCATACCAATATGAATATCAACGAAGTGCTTGCTCACTATATCAATACCAAACACAAGTGCAAAAAAAAGGATGCTATCCACCCTTTTGATGAGATCAATCTTAATCAATCTGCGAATGACACCTTCTCAACAGCGATGCATGTGGCTGCTGCTACAAAAACGATCTATGAGCTGTTTCCCAAATTACAAATGCTTCAAACAGCCATCAAGGCCAAAGAAGAAGAATTTCAAGGTGTTGTTAAAATTGCAAGAACACACCTTATGGATGTCCAGCCAATTACTTTAGGCTATGAATTTGAATCTTATCGCACGCAGATTGAATTTGGGATGCAAGCTTTAGAAAAAGCCTTGATGCACCTATATGAGATACCTCTAGGTGGAGAATTTGTAGGCAAGCCCACACATATGCCTCTAGAATTTTCGCATCGCGTCTGTGAAATTTTGGCAGAAAATACTAATCTACCTTTTTTCCCAGCACTCAATAAAGGCTCAAAAATTTCTGCGCACGATGCCATAGTAGGAATGAGCGCAGCTTTAAGACACTTAGCGATTTCTCTTCATAAAATGGCCAAAGATTTACAATTGATGGCCTCTGGTCCAAATAGCGGCTTTTTTGAAATCCATCTGCCATCAAACCATGAACACTCACTCAATCCACAAAAATCCAATCCGTGGCAAATCGAAGCTCTTTTAATGGTCATGGCACAAATTATTGGCAACGATGCATCTATTTGCTTTGCTGCGACGCAAGGACAATTTGAGCTCAATGCTTACAAGCCCCTCATGATTTATAACCTGTTGCAATCAATCCAGCTCTTATCAGATGTGGCTGTCAATTTTTCAGACAAGTGCTTGATGGGCATTAAACCCAATTTTGAGCGCTTAGAAGAGAATTTGAAACATCCGCTCATTGTCTCCTACAGACTCAATGAAGCGGTTGGCCATGAAAAAGCTGCACGCATTTTTGATCTAGCACGCAAAAAAGACCTTAGTCTTAAAGATGCAGCGATTCAGAGCAAGCTTTTAACAAAACAGCAATCCAGCTGGCTTTTTGACACGAAACAAATGATTAAATAA
- the ntpK gene encoding V-type sodium ATPase subunit K, whose protein sequence is MDYTQVGPAIILALSCIGAAIGCAIAGMASHGVMSRIEEGHGKFIGISAIPSSQAIYGVVLLFLMNNSLKAGKITALAGVGIGTAIGLTILFSAIYQGLCAATAIQATAKQPGIFGKSVIALGIVESFALFAFAFTASVLL, encoded by the coding sequence ATGGATTATACACAAGTTGGCCCTGCAATTATCCTTGCGCTGTCTTGTATTGGGGCAGCTATTGGCTGTGCCATTGCTGGCATGGCCTCTCATGGAGTGATGAGCCGCATTGAAGAAGGGCACGGAAAATTTATAGGAATCTCAGCGATTCCCTCTTCCCAAGCCATTTATGGCGTTGTGTTGTTGTTTCTGATGAATAACAGCCTAAAGGCTGGCAAAATCACAGCTCTTGCAGGCGTGGGCATTGGAACAGCCATTGGTTTAACTATCCTGTTTTCAGCGATATATCAAGGGCTTTGTGCTGCTACGGCCATTCAAGCAACAGCCAAGCAACCAGGCATTTTTGGCAAAAGTGTGATTGCTTTGGGGATTGTGGAATCCTTTGCGCTCTTTGCTTTTGCGTTTACAGCCTCTGTACTGCTTTAA
- the atpD gene encoding V-type ATP synthase subunit D — translation MRLKLTKNELRSWQYKLGQLEKYLPTLQLKKSLLQHEVNETVLAYDQKMIEFDELKQKIIEFAYLFSDLGGVSIKDIAHVERLDTRTENIAGVSIKVLNKLIFKELNYSMFNTHPIVDTVVFFIHKIKTIEIELELLLDKKKRLEYELREVSIRVNLFEKVLIPRAKENIKKIKVFLGDLELAFICQAKAAQKKKLKHAI, via the coding sequence ATGCGTTTAAAATTAACAAAAAATGAACTTAGATCTTGGCAGTATAAACTGGGTCAATTGGAAAAATACCTGCCCACATTGCAGCTTAAAAAATCTCTGCTCCAACATGAGGTGAATGAAACAGTTCTTGCATATGATCAAAAAATGATCGAATTTGACGAACTAAAACAAAAGATCATAGAATTTGCCTACCTGTTTAGTGATTTAGGTGGTGTGTCTATCAAAGATATTGCGCACGTTGAGCGCTTAGATACAAGAACAGAAAACATTGCAGGTGTATCAATCAAAGTGCTCAACAAACTCATTTTCAAAGAGCTCAACTACAGTATGTTCAATACGCATCCTATTGTTGATACAGTTGTTTTTTTTATTCATAAAATCAAAACGATTGAAATCGAACTGGAACTATTATTGGATAAAAAAAAGCGCTTAGAATATGAATTGCGTGAAGTTTCTATCCGTGTAAATTTGTTTGAAAAAGTGTTAATTCCTAGAGCAAAAGAAAACATCAAAAAGATCAAAGTGTTTCTAGGAGATTTAGAACTGGCATTTATTTGCCAAGCCAAAGCTGCTCAAAAAAAGAAGTTAAAACATGCGATATGA
- the ntpB gene encoding V-type sodium ATPase subunit B produces the protein MKRIYERIEDVRGSLITVRAEDIKLGELCQIEKNNKQLVLGSVLRFEKDKVTIQVFEETRGISTGNRVTFLSHLMRVTFGEKLMGRRLNGMGKPIDNGPDIVGEEIEINTPTFNPVRRIVPHEQVRTNIPMIDVFNCLVKSQKIPIFSVAGEPYNELLMRIANQTDADVVIIGGMGLRFDDYMAFIENAEKSGSMDKTVMFIHKATDSPVECLLVPDMALACAEKYAVQNLDVLVLLTDMTAFADSIKEIAITMDQVPSNRGYPGSLYSDLALRYEKAVDIDASGSITIISVTTMPGNDVTHPIPDNTGYITEGQFYLIDGQINPFGSLSRLKQQVIGKVTREDHGDLANTMIRLYADSLKAKERRAMGFKLSQWDEKLLSYSILFEDRMMNLKVNLPLEEALDLGWKTLSQCFRPDEIGIKQAFVEKYWQSE, from the coding sequence GTGAAGCGTATTTATGAGCGTATTGAAGATGTGCGGGGAAGTTTGATCACAGTTCGGGCGGAAGATATCAAATTAGGCGAACTTTGTCAGATTGAAAAAAATAACAAGCAGTTGGTCTTAGGCTCTGTATTGCGTTTTGAAAAAGACAAAGTGACCATTCAGGTCTTTGAAGAAACGCGTGGCATTTCCACAGGAAATCGCGTGACTTTTCTCTCTCATTTGATGCGAGTGACATTTGGTGAAAAACTCATGGGCCGTAGATTGAATGGAATGGGCAAACCCATCGATAATGGACCTGATATTGTTGGAGAAGAGATTGAAATCAATACACCCACATTTAATCCTGTAAGAAGAATTGTGCCTCATGAACAGGTCAGAACAAACATTCCGATGATTGATGTGTTTAACTGTCTTGTCAAATCCCAAAAAATCCCCATTTTCTCTGTAGCAGGGGAGCCCTATAATGAATTGCTTATGCGTATTGCCAACCAAACGGATGCGGATGTGGTCATCATCGGTGGCATGGGACTGCGTTTTGATGATTACATGGCCTTTATTGAAAATGCGGAAAAATCGGGATCGATGGATAAAACGGTGATGTTTATTCACAAAGCCACCGATTCTCCTGTTGAATGTTTACTTGTGCCTGATATGGCACTTGCGTGCGCCGAAAAATATGCCGTGCAAAATCTTGATGTGCTCGTGCTGTTAACAGATATGACGGCTTTTGCAGATAGCATCAAAGAAATTGCTATTACAATGGACCAAGTTCCCTCTAATCGAGGTTATCCAGGTTCTCTATATTCAGATTTAGCACTCAGGTATGAAAAAGCTGTCGATATTGATGCTTCGGGATCAATTACGATTATTTCTGTCACCACAATGCCAGGAAATGATGTGACTCACCCTATTCCAGATAATACGGGATACATTACAGAAGGGCAATTCTATCTTATTGATGGCCAGATCAACCCTTTTGGTTCTTTATCAAGATTGAAACAGCAAGTGATTGGGAAAGTGACAAGAGAAGATCATGGAGATTTAGCCAATACCATGATTCGGCTTTATGCAGATTCTTTAAAAGCAAAAGAAAGAAGAGCTATGGGTTTTAAACTTTCACAATGGGATGAAAAGCTTTTATCCTATTCTATTTTGTTTGAAGATCGCATGATGAATTTGAAAGTCAACTTGCCTTTAGAAGAGGCGCTCGATCTTGGTTGGAAGACGCTATCTCAATGTTTTAGACCAGATGAGATTGGTATCAAACAGGCGTTTGTAGAAAAATATTGGCAAAGTGAGTAG
- the ntpA gene encoding V-type sodium ATPase catalytic subunit A, giving the protein MKAAKGKVIFAFGNLVHVAFEGDVRQGEICYVQVENVSLKAEVIEIQKGVVKAQVFEDLSGVKLGNKVTFTKELLEAELGPGLLTSIFDGLQNPLEKIADEAGNFLPRGLYIPSLDRKRKWEFHPGKNVGEVVKRGDSLGTTQELHFSHHIMVPFVLFGTHKITWMARKASYTIEEVIAKLEDQEGQVIEVTMLQRWPVKFALQEGEKQKPKEMMSTGERVIDTQFPVLKGGTFCSPGPFGAGKTVLQHHLSKYSNVDIVIVCACGERAGEVVDMLKTFPHLIDPHTGESLMTRTVIICNTSSMPVAAREASIYMGATIAEYYRQMGLHVLLLADSTSRWAQALREMSGRLEEIPGEEAFPAYLASRIASFYERAGVLSVLDGKVGSMTIGATVSPAGGNFEEPVTQATLSVVGAFLGLSRVRSDARRYPAIDPLISWSKYLSVTSKDLEKFISNWEGHVRKAHEILQMADEIQKRMEVVGEEGVALEDMIIYLKGELYDFCYLQQNAFDKVDTYCPMERQLELFSIMIKIFEMPNAFEDKDQARDYFLILQNEMKNFNYLSFKSEAYTKQKKQILKKIEEISLDKVRS; this is encoded by the coding sequence ATGAAAGCTGCGAAAGGAAAAGTTATTTTTGCATTTGGAAACCTTGTTCATGTTGCCTTTGAAGGCGATGTAAGACAAGGAGAGATTTGCTATGTTCAAGTTGAAAATGTTTCTTTAAAAGCAGAGGTCATTGAAATACAAAAAGGTGTTGTTAAAGCACAAGTTTTTGAAGATCTCAGTGGAGTCAAACTTGGAAACAAGGTCACATTTACAAAAGAACTTCTAGAAGCAGAATTAGGACCTGGATTGCTCACCTCTATTTTTGATGGCTTGCAAAACCCTTTAGAGAAAATTGCCGATGAAGCAGGGAATTTCTTGCCACGCGGATTGTACATACCTTCTCTTGATCGCAAAAGAAAATGGGAATTTCATCCAGGAAAGAATGTTGGAGAGGTGGTCAAAAGAGGAGATTCTTTAGGCACGACGCAAGAGCTGCATTTTTCTCACCATATCATGGTTCCTTTTGTTTTGTTTGGAACCCATAAGATCACATGGATGGCTCGAAAGGCAAGTTATACCATCGAAGAAGTGATTGCTAAATTAGAAGATCAAGAAGGTCAAGTCATCGAAGTGACGATGTTACAACGTTGGCCTGTAAAATTTGCGCTTCAAGAAGGAGAAAAGCAAAAGCCAAAAGAGATGATGTCAACAGGAGAAAGAGTCATCGATACGCAGTTTCCTGTTCTGAAGGGAGGGACATTTTGTTCTCCAGGTCCCTTTGGTGCGGGAAAAACCGTCTTACAACACCACCTTTCTAAATATTCCAACGTCGATATTGTGATTGTTTGTGCTTGTGGAGAAAGAGCTGGTGAAGTTGTCGATATGCTCAAAACATTCCCTCACTTAATCGATCCTCATACAGGAGAATCGTTGATGACACGTACCGTGATCATCTGTAATACAAGCTCTATGCCTGTGGCTGCTAGAGAAGCTAGCATTTATATGGGAGCGACGATTGCAGAATACTACCGGCAAATGGGCTTGCATGTACTTTTACTTGCGGATTCCACCTCAAGATGGGCACAAGCTTTGCGTGAGATGAGTGGCAGACTCGAAGAAATTCCAGGTGAAGAAGCTTTTCCGGCATACTTGGCATCTCGTATTGCAAGTTTTTATGAAAGAGCTGGCGTATTGAGCGTGTTAGATGGAAAAGTGGGTTCAATGACAATTGGTGCTACGGTGTCGCCTGCAGGTGGAAACTTTGAAGAGCCTGTGACGCAAGCTACGCTTTCTGTTGTCGGGGCTTTTTTAGGGCTTTCTCGCGTGCGTTCCGATGCGCGTCGCTATCCTGCCATCGATCCTTTGATATCCTGGTCAAAATATTTAAGTGTTACTTCAAAAGATCTCGAAAAATTTATTAGCAATTGGGAAGGGCATGTAAGAAAAGCACACGAAATTTTACAAATGGCAGACGAGATTCAAAAGCGTATGGAGGTTGTCGGAGAAGAAGGTGTTGCCCTAGAAGACATGATAATTTACTTAAAAGGTGAGTTATATGATTTTTGCTACCTTCAACAAAATGCCTTTGATAAAGTGGATACCTATTGTCCTATGGAACGCCAGCTGGAACTTTTTTCCATTATGATAAAGATTTTTGAGATGCCCAATGCTTTTGAAGATAAAGACCAAGCAAGGGACTATTTTTTAATACTTCAAAATGAAATGAAGAACTTTAATTATCTATCTTTCAAAAGTGAAGCATACACAAAACAAAAAAAACAGATTTTGAAAAAAATCGAAGAGATCTCTTTGGATAAAGTAAGGAGTTAA
- the atpE gene encoding V-type proton ATPase subunit E, translated as MKDLFNQEHKIQKICDQIKKETLDPVLKEKEDIEHQAKTMYDQLIREGHEEKEKIIQSAQGEIDQRLGIFKKAIDSAKQQTMDYLKQELEKGFFKKSVLLSIQKQAQEESIVAEFIKSLASDFETLSNVEIDVSKHTDLKKLFSYFTQDFVKKIEANVIQLEGLEGGALVKIKDQYLTIDMSDKAIFDLLLKFLRKEFHELLR; from the coding sequence ATGAAAGATTTATTCAATCAAGAACACAAAATTCAAAAAATTTGTGATCAGATCAAAAAAGAGACACTCGACCCTGTCCTAAAAGAAAAAGAAGATATCGAGCATCAAGCAAAAACAATGTACGATCAGCTTATAAGAGAAGGTCATGAAGAAAAAGAAAAAATCATACAGTCAGCGCAAGGAGAAATAGATCAGCGCCTTGGTATTTTTAAAAAAGCGATTGATTCTGCAAAACAACAAACGATGGATTATTTGAAACAAGAACTAGAAAAAGGATTTTTTAAAAAAAGCGTCCTTCTTTCTATCCAAAAACAAGCTCAAGAAGAAAGTATTGTCGCAGAATTTATCAAAAGTCTTGCCTCTGATTTTGAAACGCTCTCCAATGTAGAAATCGATGTTTCAAAACACACAGATTTGAAAAAACTTTTTTCCTATTTTACCCAAGATTTTGTAAAAAAAATTGAGGCAAATGTGATTCAGCTAGAAGGATTAGAAGGGGGAGCTCTTGTCAAAATTAAAGATCAATACTTGACGATCGATATGTCAGATAAAGCCATCTTTGATTTACTTTTAAAATTTTTGAGAAAAGAATTTCACGAGCTTTTAAGGTAG